One genomic segment of Paenibacillus durus includes these proteins:
- a CDS encoding ABC transporter permease, with protein MSTGAQIMKLFVAQLKTMFREKAVWFWNLFFPIILMVLFMVIFGGGGGGGDFKAKVALVNPLPSASNGSLEAGLRKIPVFDWKSEQSVDSAQADTWVKDKDVDAAIVLPENGNSGDIRLVVNTENESNATTQAIRGILDQYVQRASFAAAGIEPAYRLQTSSVSSSSKDLSSVDFLMTGMIALSVAQAGLFGMVDMVEIRRSGLLKRLRMTPLRMGLYGLAGMMVRFVLSFVQIVLLSVIGIIGFGANLDLNIPVLIIAFFVGVLAFNALGYLISSFSKSIESYMGVANITSFLMMFISGVFFATSSLPDWLKPVTQVLPLTYFVEGMRDGMVYGSGLFSSTFWLGIGILALWGVAAFSIGALIYRKGKVEVR; from the coding sequence ATGAGCACAGGCGCACAGATTATGAAATTGTTCGTTGCTCAGCTCAAGACTATGTTCCGCGAGAAGGCGGTCTGGTTCTGGAATTTGTTTTTTCCTATCATTTTGATGGTGCTGTTCATGGTTATTTTCGGCGGAGGCGGCGGAGGCGGCGACTTCAAGGCGAAAGTGGCGCTGGTAAATCCTCTGCCGAGTGCCTCCAACGGTTCGCTTGAAGCAGGGCTTCGGAAAATTCCGGTCTTCGATTGGAAGTCAGAGCAGTCCGTAGACAGCGCCCAGGCCGACACCTGGGTCAAAGACAAGGATGTAGACGCGGCTATTGTCCTTCCGGAGAACGGGAACAGCGGGGATATCCGCCTAGTCGTCAATACCGAGAATGAAAGCAACGCCACCACCCAGGCGATTCGGGGCATCCTCGACCAGTACGTCCAAAGAGCCAGCTTTGCGGCAGCGGGAATCGAACCGGCCTACCGGCTGCAGACTTCGTCGGTATCCAGCAGCAGCAAGGATCTTAGCAGCGTCGACTTTCTGATGACCGGCATGATCGCCCTGTCTGTAGCGCAAGCGGGTCTGTTCGGGATGGTCGACATGGTTGAAATCCGCAGGTCCGGCCTGCTAAAGCGGCTGCGAATGACCCCGCTGCGGATGGGGCTGTACGGCCTCGCCGGCATGATGGTCCGCTTTGTCCTCAGCTTCGTGCAGATCGTGCTGCTCTCTGTAATCGGCATTATCGGGTTCGGCGCGAACCTGGATCTTAACATCCCTGTATTGATCATCGCCTTCTTCGTCGGGGTTCTAGCCTTTAATGCCCTGGGCTATCTGATATCTTCCTTCAGCAAATCTATCGAGTCCTACATGGGTGTGGCGAATATCACGAGCTTCCTGATGATGTTTATCAGCGGCGTCTTCTTCGCCACCAGCAGCCTGCCCGATTGGCTGAAGCCGGTGACCCAGGTGCTTCCGCTGACCTATTTCGTCGAAGGCATGCGGGACGGCATGGTGTATGGGTCCGGTCTGTTCAGCTCTACGTTCTGGCTTGGCATCGGCATTCTCGCCCTATGGGGCGTAGCGGCATTCTCCATCGGGGCGTTAATTTACCGGAAGGGTAAGGTGGAGGTTCGGTAA
- a CDS encoding DUF4023 domain-containing protein, producing the protein MESTNEFVEKLHDTQKKDEKNKHHGKGNAGFKLQNKQHSTNK; encoded by the coding sequence ATGGAAAGCACCAATGAATTTGTGGAAAAATTGCATGATACCCAAAAGAAAGACGAAAAAAATAAGCACCACGGCAAAGGGAACGCCGGATTCAAACTGCAGAATAAGCAGCACAGTACGAATAAATGA
- a CDS encoding HEAT repeat domain-containing protein, whose product MNNEDKNVELPENYSELKKAAGRSADWRARLEAVEELGKYPHGQVIDILTRLAESDPVYTVQEAAYRKLEAFGVAVAAPSKDKPELFKGVSKILLRIKKSLPREHTYEEFKEKLKKMRIDVYDAYEGDKGADFDKWLESKWSSVK is encoded by the coding sequence TTGAATAACGAAGACAAGAACGTTGAACTCCCCGAGAATTATTCGGAATTGAAAAAAGCTGCGGGACGCTCCGCCGATTGGCGAGCCCGTCTTGAGGCGGTGGAGGAACTGGGGAAATATCCTCACGGGCAAGTCATTGATATCCTGACGCGGCTCGCAGAAAGCGATCCGGTATATACTGTGCAGGAGGCGGCTTACCGGAAGCTTGAAGCGTTCGGTGTGGCTGTGGCGGCGCCTTCTAAGGACAAGCCGGAGCTGTTCAAAGGCGTTTCCAAAATTCTGCTGCGGATCAAGAAAAGCCTCCCCCGTGAACATACGTATGAAGAGTTCAAAGAGAAGCTGAAGAAGATGAGAATCGACGTGTACGACGCTTATGAAGGCGACAAAGGAGCCGATTTCGACAAGTGGCTGGAGAGCAAGTGGTCTTCGGTAAAATAA
- a CDS encoding helix-turn-helix transcriptional regulator, with the protein MIDKVIRIFKIINAIQAKPGISAPELAEKCEVTTRTIYRDMDIITLIAPVTNEGRGTGYRFMGKFFMYPLNFSEQEELVFSLLPSVLDNEKLPPGFETAYDKVMSTHYREKRKQNSRVIGEIAEIIQMGTPAYRQENPNFLQPIIEAILEQKTIQAIYHTQYRDETSERRIDPYYLVPREQRFYLIGYCHKSQGIRTFRISRFQQVEITDELFDKSHFNIRQYLKNTWSINRGNKNVRFKIRFSPSVARYIKEEELFVQPWMKDLGDGSLIFEVTLNNEDEFMKWVLQYGPDAEILEPLHVRESLKQKLNQWVEMYG; encoded by the coding sequence ATGATCGACAAAGTGATCCGTATTTTCAAAATCATTAACGCCATTCAGGCCAAGCCTGGCATTTCCGCTCCCGAACTGGCAGAGAAATGCGAGGTTACGACCCGAACCATTTATCGGGATATGGATATCATCACCCTGATCGCTCCGGTCACGAATGAAGGGCGGGGAACGGGATACCGGTTTATGGGTAAATTTTTTATGTATCCGCTGAACTTTTCCGAGCAGGAGGAGCTGGTCTTCTCGCTGCTGCCCTCCGTACTGGATAATGAGAAGCTTCCCCCAGGCTTTGAGACTGCCTATGACAAGGTGATGAGCACGCATTACCGTGAGAAAAGAAAGCAAAACAGCAGGGTCATCGGCGAGATTGCGGAGATTATTCAGATGGGTACCCCGGCTTACCGCCAGGAGAATCCCAACTTTTTGCAGCCGATTATTGAAGCGATTCTTGAACAAAAAACGATACAGGCCATCTACCACACTCAGTACCGTGACGAAACAAGTGAGCGACGGATTGACCCGTATTATCTGGTTCCACGAGAGCAGCGGTTCTATCTGATCGGTTACTGCCATAAATCTCAAGGTATTCGCACATTTCGGATCAGCCGGTTCCAACAGGTGGAGATTACGGACGAGCTGTTTGATAAAAGTCATTTCAACATCAGGCAGTATCTAAAAAACACCTGGTCCATTAATCGAGGGAACAAAAATGTCCGTTTTAAAATCCGTTTCAGTCCCAGCGTCGCCCGGTACATAAAGGAAGAGGAACTGTTCGTGCAGCCCTGGATGAAGGATCTTGGGGACGGCAGCCTTATTTTTGAAGTGACGTTAAACAATGAGGATGAATTTATGAAATGGGTACTGCAATACGGTCCGGATGCCGAGATATTGGAGCCGCTGCATGTACGGGAGTCGTTGAAGCAGAAGCTGAATCAGTGGGTAGAAATGTATGGATAG
- a CDS encoding zinc ribbon domain-containing protein, whose amino-acid sequence MYCSRCGTNNFDYAIYCVKDGVELGTGLGEAAVQPAEAQFCPACGASMAKHAGYCIFCGEEAGSEIMARPAATAGRRPEIAASRKPAEATLTFDYKTFLLRGALGGIVAIAGVLLLCLLISYTLNKQAPPDLVGQELPIQELMNQYGADSDFKLIGVPEAVMAVNLVHSRLLITGGDSDVTGGSVKIFMGLITLLIVPLAALVIGGYVSARRYRLTDERAGLSVSLAIGLYYGLFLLAVSAFAGFSREVNLGLFSSALSGRIDYSFSSWESIILGWIFGFLFSWGGYRLYALNHNVRSGFFRKSAFEQAVRTVALGVFVLSFLAVVIVGVKFGRQLPFRLILLIAPQLGTYFWNFAHLGTLHFGGDGEQMNYSLLWGRDSEDGNGMLASSDYLSMHFLDGYVYCGLIVALIILIWVGIGFMRNRAAYPNDLRSVSVFSLTYGAAMAVIAKVSAFGFSVQGESLSNYWEGGTFFVGFRAVPIFFASFIISFLLLLTCSYFVRRKQARTNY is encoded by the coding sequence TTGTACTGTTCCAGATGCGGAACGAACAATTTCGATTATGCTATCTACTGCGTCAAAGACGGAGTCGAACTGGGAACCGGCTTGGGGGAAGCCGCAGTTCAACCGGCGGAAGCCCAATTTTGTCCTGCCTGTGGAGCCAGCATGGCAAAGCATGCCGGGTACTGCATATTCTGCGGCGAAGAGGCGGGGAGCGAAATCATGGCAAGACCGGCGGCTACCGCAGGCAGGAGGCCGGAAATTGCCGCCAGCCGAAAACCGGCGGAAGCAACGCTGACCTTCGATTACAAGACATTCTTATTAAGGGGGGCTCTAGGAGGTATCGTGGCGATTGCCGGTGTGCTGCTTCTTTGTCTGCTGATCAGCTATACCCTTAACAAGCAAGCGCCGCCCGATCTAGTGGGGCAGGAGCTGCCTATTCAGGAGCTCATGAATCAATATGGTGCGGACAGCGATTTTAAATTAATCGGTGTTCCCGAAGCTGTTATGGCGGTGAATTTGGTGCATTCCCGTCTGCTTATAACGGGAGGAGACTCTGATGTGACGGGAGGCAGCGTGAAGATCTTCATGGGTCTTATTACCCTGCTTATTGTCCCGTTGGCGGCTCTTGTCATCGGCGGCTATGTATCCGCCCGCAGGTACAGGTTAACCGATGAACGCGCCGGACTTTCCGTTTCGCTTGCCATCGGCTTATACTACGGCTTGTTTCTGCTGGCCGTCTCCGCCTTTGCCGGCTTCTCCCGGGAGGTCAACCTTGGTTTATTTTCGTCGGCTTTGTCGGGGCGCATTGATTATTCCTTTTCGTCATGGGAATCGATCATTTTGGGCTGGATATTCGGCTTTCTGTTCAGTTGGGGGGGATACAGATTATATGCCCTTAATCACAACGTTCGAAGCGGGTTCTTCAGGAAAAGTGCGTTTGAACAAGCCGTCCGTACAGTCGCGCTCGGTGTATTTGTCCTGTCATTTCTGGCAGTTGTAATTGTAGGTGTAAAATTCGGCAGGCAACTTCCTTTTCGCTTAATCCTTCTGATTGCGCCGCAGCTCGGAACGTATTTCTGGAATTTTGCCCACTTGGGCACGCTGCATTTCGGAGGAGACGGTGAGCAGATGAACTATTCGCTATTGTGGGGCCGTGATTCGGAAGACGGAAACGGCATGCTCGCTTCCAGCGATTATTTGTCAATGCATTTCCTGGACGGCTATGTTTACTGCGGACTGATCGTTGCTTTGATCATTCTGATATGGGTGGGCATTGGTTTTATGCGGAACAGAGCCGCTTACCCCAACGACCTGCGTTCCGTTTCAGTTTTCAGCCTGACCTATGGAGCGGCCATGGCTGTCATCGCCAAAGTATCCGCCTTCGGATTTTCGGTACAGGGGGAGTCGCTGTCGAACTACTGGGAGGGCGGAACATTTTTTGTGGGATTTCGAGCGGTTCCGATCTTCTTTGCAAGCTTCATTATTTCGTTTCTGCTGCTCCTGACCTGTTCTTACTTCGTACGAAGAAAACAAGCCAGAACGAACTATTGA
- a CDS encoding vWA domain-containing protein: protein MPTEDSQSEGITTGMTASEVESSEFNPASSGSGLPGAAPSMETLVRTRSRRSWRLPVITAVAVLLIAGGAFMWVGRDNGAGSGSDHSALPSPAASDDGKPATASGMAAATAASPKPSPSPVPADPAYIKVNQVDSSHYENGGVDVYFSLFADPEFKQEIQPMQLAKDMFTINGLQVEKLSLVEESDTVSVNLVLDKSGSMQDSPNMNVHETKMDLVRQAAVQFIDGIPSSAKGQFEVLTFSDYVPAVADITFTSDRTMVSQYLSGLASDGGRTALFDSLTKALYDTNEQQGPKYIIAFTDGKDSNYGSSLQSVVELSRQLGIPIYTVGFGSEEDQSLSYLAQETGGQSFYLSIDDDLQTELHRIYDTVFQRYVKQYKLTYTPRQKIAPGQPFSFVMNLNSPRNQAQTGELTYERKLDKNSVDVQNGLFEYQVNYAQAVNTLDFGVVRSNVDEDSKFYTDLRKRIEIDYVNASNQGKPKIIDPLENYRVESVNQLQNGSYKIEFFKLFPVLINNKQVHEADLNTYTLVWDSLSDKWQVSNFGREECSIYQDRSDPGSLCSDNGVKKLYSGNPWPN from the coding sequence GTGCCAACTGAAGATTCGCAGTCTGAAGGTATAACAACAGGAATGACCGCATCCGAAGTCGAGTCATCCGAATTCAATCCGGCGTCATCCGGCAGCGGGCTTCCTGGTGCGGCACCGTCGATGGAGACTCTTGTGCGGACGCGAAGTCGGCGCTCCTGGCGGCTGCCGGTTATCACAGCCGTTGCGGTTCTGTTGATTGCAGGAGGCGCCTTTATGTGGGTGGGCAGAGACAACGGCGCTGGAAGTGGCAGCGACCATAGCGCACTGCCCTCCCCGGCAGCATCGGACGACGGCAAGCCAGCTACGGCTTCAGGCATGGCGGCAGCTACTGCCGCTTCACCTAAGCCATCTCCATCGCCTGTTCCGGCCGATCCGGCGTACATTAAGGTGAATCAGGTTGACTCCTCGCATTATGAGAATGGCGGAGTAGATGTATATTTTTCGCTCTTTGCCGATCCGGAATTCAAGCAGGAAATACAGCCGATGCAGCTTGCCAAGGATATGTTCACCATTAACGGTCTGCAGGTAGAGAAGCTTTCCCTGGTGGAAGAGAGTGACACGGTTAGCGTTAACCTTGTCCTCGACAAGAGCGGCAGTATGCAGGACTCGCCGAATATGAACGTGCATGAGACGAAGATGGATCTCGTGCGGCAGGCCGCAGTTCAATTTATTGACGGCATCCCGTCCAGCGCTAAGGGGCAGTTTGAGGTCTTAACTTTTTCCGACTATGTGCCTGCCGTTGCCGACATAACCTTCACATCTGATCGGACTATGGTCAGTCAATATCTTTCCGGACTAGCTTCGGATGGCGGGAGAACCGCATTGTTCGACTCCTTGACCAAGGCTTTGTACGATACCAATGAGCAGCAGGGACCGAAATATATCATCGCGTTTACAGACGGCAAGGACTCTAATTACGGTTCGTCTCTGCAGTCGGTTGTCGAACTGTCCAGACAGCTTGGCATACCGATTTATACCGTCGGGTTCGGCAGCGAGGAGGACCAAAGCTTGAGTTATCTGGCCCAGGAAACGGGCGGTCAGTCCTTTTATCTCAGTATCGACGATGATCTGCAAACCGAACTGCACCGTATTTACGATACGGTTTTTCAAAGATACGTTAAGCAGTACAAGCTCACCTATACTCCACGACAAAAGATTGCTCCTGGTCAACCGTTTTCTTTTGTCATGAATTTGAATTCTCCTCGGAACCAGGCGCAGACGGGAGAACTGACGTATGAGCGGAAGCTGGACAAGAATTCCGTCGATGTACAGAACGGTCTGTTCGAGTATCAGGTCAATTATGCACAGGCGGTCAATACATTGGACTTCGGCGTTGTGCGGAGCAATGTGGATGAAGACTCTAAATTTTATACTGACCTTAGAAAGCGCATTGAAATTGACTATGTTAATGCCAGTAACCAGGGCAAGCCCAAAATCATTGATCCACTGGAGAACTACCGGGTGGAATCCGTCAACCAATTGCAGAACGGTTCTTACAAAATTGAATTTTTCAAGCTGTTCCCGGTGCTGATTAATAACAAACAGGTACACGAGGCTGATCTGAACACGTATACGCTTGTGTGGGACAGTCTGTCCGATAAGTGGCAGGTGAGCAATTTCGGGCGGGAGGAATGTTCGATTTACCAAGATCGCTCTGACCCAGGATCGTTATGCTCCGACAATGGAGTGAAGAAATTATACAGCGGCAACCCTTGGCCGAACTGA
- a CDS encoding zinc ribbon domain-containing protein, whose product MPEVQAKFEEGLNTVRGGIQQGKKKLQNMQETAELKRQIKEASHQKTKIYLELGKQVYRMIREGRIQNEELLQTVQPITAQDKIIYEALKLMEELNAPLPGAVKCSCGIFLPKDQPFCTACGRKNAELESTLAQLKTSCAACKAEIPQEAAYCPCCGAAVNLNPGEVC is encoded by the coding sequence ATGCCAGAAGTACAAGCAAAATTCGAAGAAGGATTGAATACAGTTAGGGGAGGTATCCAACAAGGGAAAAAGAAGCTTCAGAATATGCAGGAGACCGCCGAACTGAAACGGCAGATCAAAGAGGCTTCACATCAAAAAACCAAAATTTATCTGGAGCTGGGCAAACAGGTGTACAGAATGATCCGGGAAGGGCGGATTCAGAACGAAGAACTTCTTCAGACCGTCCAGCCGATTACTGCACAGGACAAGATTATTTATGAGGCTCTGAAGTTGATGGAGGAATTGAATGCTCCGCTCCCCGGTGCCGTCAAATGTAGCTGCGGAATCTTTTTGCCGAAGGATCAGCCTTTCTGCACCGCTTGTGGACGGAAGAACGCGGAGCTGGAATCGACCCTCGCTCAGCTCAAGACCTCATGTGCGGCATGCAAGGCCGAAATTCCGCAGGAGGCAGCTTACTGCCCTTGCTGCGGCGCAGCGGTCAATCTTAATCCGGGGGAAGTGTGTTAG
- a CDS encoding N-acetylmuramoyl-L-alanine amidase family protein, whose translation MRRLSVILAVCLTLVCTGCASAASQPSGAATLTGGEASPPLTGSALLGDRAVSEIADSGIKVSDNTAEAETAANTTAPEIKGPESTAVGIKMPTDTATSANKAPTSTASRTEPPEIIASAGNPASPAAGKPIICIDAGHQGKGNNDKEPIAPGSKTMKPKVSSGTRGIATGKPEYKLTLEVALKLEKALADDYKVVMIRRSNEVNITNRERAIRCNNAEADLVLRIHADGSDNKSVQGMSFLYPSAKSRYTRDIAQESLAAAKVLSEAILRETAAKSKGLIPRDDLTGFNWSKVPSVLIEMGFMTNRKEDRLLSTPEYQDKIVKGIKAGLDLYFNPG comes from the coding sequence ATGCGAAGATTGAGCGTGATATTGGCCGTATGCTTGACTCTTGTATGTACGGGCTGTGCGTCTGCAGCCAGCCAGCCGTCCGGCGCTGCCACGCTGACGGGAGGGGAAGCTTCGCCCCCATTAACCGGGTCCGCGCTGCTCGGGGACAGAGCCGTGTCTGAGATCGCAGATTCGGGGATTAAGGTCTCCGATAACACGGCGGAAGCTGAAACGGCAGCGAATACGACGGCACCGGAAATCAAGGGCCCTGAAAGCACAGCAGTGGGAATTAAGATGCCTACAGATACAGCAACGAGTGCTAATAAGGCACCCACGAGCACTGCATCTCGAACAGAGCCGCCTGAAATCATCGCATCTGCCGGAAATCCGGCGTCCCCCGCCGCCGGCAAGCCGATCATTTGCATCGATGCGGGCCACCAGGGCAAAGGGAACAATGATAAGGAGCCGATCGCTCCGGGAAGCAAGACCATGAAACCGAAAGTATCCAGCGGTACTCGGGGGATTGCGACCGGCAAACCGGAATACAAGCTGACGCTGGAAGTGGCGCTGAAACTGGAGAAAGCGCTGGCCGATGATTATAAAGTCGTAATGATCCGACGAAGCAATGAGGTGAACATTACGAATCGCGAGCGTGCCATCCGGTGCAATAATGCAGAAGCCGATCTTGTACTGAGAATCCATGCTGATGGAAGCGACAACAAGAGTGTACAGGGGATGTCCTTTCTCTACCCTTCTGCAAAAAGCCGATACACCAGAGATATTGCCCAGGAGAGTCTGGCCGCTGCCAAGGTTCTCTCAGAGGCGATCCTGAGAGAGACCGCTGCGAAGTCCAAGGGGCTAATACCCCGCGACGATCTGACGGGCTTTAACTGGTCGAAGGTCCCCTCGGTGCTGATCGAAATGGGCTTCATGACAAACCGTAAGGAGGACCGACTGCTAAGTACGCCGGAGTACCAGGACAAGATTGTGAAAGGGATTAAAGCAGGATTGGACTTATATTTCAATCCAGGATGA
- a CDS encoding ABC transporter ATP-binding protein codes for MPVLEVKNLRKSFGDVKAVQDISFTVEAGEVFTIIGPNGAGKTTTLEMIEGLQPPDAGSIAVAGLSWSKDESAIKTLIGVQPQSSALFDLLTTEENLDLFASFYPKRKSTAEVLEMINLTEHRSKRVKSLSGGQRQRLAIGLAMINDPQVIFLDEPTTGLDPQARRNIWDIILRLKQLGTTIILTTHYMEEAEKLSDRVCIVDQGTVVSLDTPAALIGKLTKEREVRLSFYDGEAAAAQTEEALRSRPDIVRMEREGANVTLWSPEPEQALYGLLGFTKEHGYRVEHVSIREMSLEDVFIAFTGKEWRD; via the coding sequence ATGCCGGTGCTTGAAGTGAAAAATTTGAGGAAATCGTTCGGCGACGTCAAGGCTGTTCAAGACATCAGCTTCACCGTGGAAGCGGGAGAAGTCTTTACGATTATCGGGCCGAACGGAGCGGGCAAGACGACAACCCTGGAGATGATCGAAGGACTGCAGCCGCCGGATGCCGGCAGCATTGCCGTTGCGGGATTGTCCTGGAGCAAGGACGAGAGCGCAATCAAGACGCTGATCGGCGTTCAGCCGCAATCCAGCGCTTTATTCGACCTGCTCACGACCGAGGAGAATTTGGATTTATTCGCGTCGTTCTATCCCAAACGCAAATCGACCGCCGAGGTGCTGGAGATGATCAATCTGACCGAGCACCGGAGCAAGCGGGTTAAATCGCTGTCCGGAGGACAGCGGCAGCGCCTCGCCATCGGACTTGCGATGATCAATGATCCGCAGGTCATTTTTCTCGATGAACCGACGACCGGCCTTGATCCCCAGGCGCGCCGCAATATTTGGGATATTATCCTGCGCCTGAAGCAGCTCGGCACCACCATCATTTTGACGACCCATTACATGGAAGAGGCGGAGAAGCTGAGCGACCGCGTCTGCATCGTCGATCAGGGTACAGTCGTCAGCCTTGATACGCCTGCCGCTCTGATCGGCAAACTGACGAAGGAACGGGAAGTGCGGTTGTCTTTTTATGATGGGGAAGCTGCGGCGGCGCAGACCGAAGAAGCGCTGCGCAGCCGACCGGATATCGTACGGATGGAACGAGAAGGCGCGAACGTGACACTCTGGTCCCCGGAGCCGGAACAGGCGCTGTATGGTCTCCTCGGATTCACCAAGGAGCATGGTTACCGGGTCGAGCATGTATCCATCCGTGAAATGAGTCTCGAAGATGTCTTTATTGCCTTTACGGGCAAAGAATGGAGGGACTGA
- a CDS encoding DUF523 domain-containing protein, whose amino-acid sequence MIIVSSCLAGVECRYDGSHNVLDKIQKLARENKAVLVCPEVLGGCPTPREPAEIVGGTGEDVLAGNAKVIDWSGKDVTGLFVAGAYNALETARKHNASLIVLKENSPSCGSGMIYDGRFVGNKIPGEGVTAALLRREGFKVISEKEFASGEFDAQ is encoded by the coding sequence ATGATCATCGTCAGCTCTTGCCTGGCCGGTGTCGAGTGCCGGTACGACGGCTCACATAATGTACTGGATAAAATACAGAAATTGGCCCGTGAGAACAAGGCGGTGCTTGTCTGCCCCGAGGTGTTGGGCGGATGTCCCACGCCGCGCGAGCCGGCCGAGATTGTGGGCGGAACAGGTGAAGATGTCTTAGCCGGAAACGCCAAGGTTATCGACTGGTCCGGCAAAGATGTTACCGGGCTTTTTGTAGCGGGCGCTTATAATGCTCTTGAAACGGCGCGGAAGCACAATGCTTCTCTCATCGTCCTAAAAGAAAACAGCCCTTCCTGCGGCAGTGGAATGATCTATGACGGCCGGTTTGTAGGCAATAAAATTCCCGGAGAAGGTGTTACTGCGGCGCTGCTTAGACGGGAAGGCTTCAAAGTCATTTCGGAAAAAGAGTTCGCGTCCGGGGAGTTCGATGCTCAGTAA
- a CDS encoding nucleotidyltransferase domain-containing protein, whose amino-acid sequence MTDRYALNKGVLSRELALLLTLLAADTMDETAKREPEMFTDIDWELVVRLAMHHRVYPSLYSKISRMREERVPSGVREWLQNEYRRNTVQMLQLSGEMGNLSEELARLNIRSLFLKGPVLAQDLYGDISLRTSRDLDFIVPIGELAQAEALLIRLGYVKEEEFESILGDWKWRQHHTTFHHPVNNIKVEVHWRLNPAPSKEPEFDELWERRRISSHFGRSIHYLGMEDLFLFLSAHGARHGWSRLRWLLDIKQLLLQQPDPGTLTRLLERYDHGDAGGQALILAAGLLNAPVDPGLSGLVVRPKARRLARLAMFYVERMVNLHNPPLPPEVERHYRYYQPAILSRGQQLVYALGFLYPYAADAKTLPLPKRLHFLYFPLRPFLWAWRKAFSEAK is encoded by the coding sequence ATGACGGATCGGTATGCGCTTAACAAAGGAGTTTTATCTAGAGAGTTAGCGCTTCTTCTTACGCTGCTTGCCGCGGACACTATGGACGAGACGGCAAAGCGAGAACCGGAGATGTTCACTGATATCGATTGGGAGCTTGTTGTCCGGCTTGCCATGCATCATCGCGTTTATCCGTCCTTATATTCCAAGATTAGCCGTATGCGTGAAGAAAGGGTGCCTTCCGGGGTCAGGGAGTGGCTGCAAAATGAATATCGCAGGAATACGGTCCAGATGCTTCAGCTCAGCGGCGAAATGGGCAATCTCAGCGAAGAGCTTGCCCGCTTGAATATACGCTCTCTGTTTCTGAAGGGGCCGGTGCTTGCCCAGGATTTATACGGCGACATATCGCTCCGGACGTCGCGTGATCTCGATTTCATCGTGCCGATCGGAGAACTGGCCCAGGCGGAAGCGCTGCTTATTCGTCTTGGATATGTGAAAGAAGAGGAATTCGAGAGCATTCTGGGGGATTGGAAATGGAGGCAGCATCATACGACATTCCATCATCCTGTCAACAATATTAAGGTTGAAGTCCACTGGCGGTTGAACCCTGCTCCATCCAAGGAGCCGGAGTTCGATGAGCTCTGGGAACGCAGGAGGATAAGCAGTCACTTTGGGCGGAGCATCCATTATTTAGGCATGGAGGATCTGTTCCTGTTTCTGTCGGCTCATGGGGCCAGGCATGGCTGGTCCAGACTGAGATGGCTGCTGGATATAAAACAATTGCTGCTGCAGCAGCCGGACCCGGGCACACTGACCAGACTTCTTGAACGTTATGATCATGGCGACGCTGGGGGACAGGCTCTTATATTGGCTGCCGGTCTGCTGAATGCGCCGGTTGATCCCGGCCTGTCCGGCTTGGTGGTCAGGCCGAAGGCCCGCCGTCTGGCACGGCTTGCCATGTTCTATGTGGAGCGCATGGTCAATCTGCATAATCCGCCGCTGCCGCCCGAAGTAGAACGTCATTACCGATATTATCAGCCGGCGATTTTATCGCGGGGGCAGCAGCTTGTGTATGCGCTCGGTTTTCTTTATCCTTATGCGGCGGACGCGAAGACGCTGCCGCTGCCGAAGCGGCTGCATTTTCTTTATTTCCCTTTGCGGCCCTTTTTATGGGCGTGGAGAAAAGCGTTCAGCGAGGCGAAATGA